The DNA sequence CCAGGTCACAAGCGATGCCCCGCCGATGCCATAGAAGTAAAGGGTGACCGGCTTGAACAGGAGGAAGATGGCCATGAAGCGTTTCATTGACATTTCCGTCAGGCCGGCAACCATGCAAAGGAAATCATCAGGGAATCCCGGAAGCAGGAATGCTGAAGCCAGAAGCCATTCAAACCGTTTCCCTTTTATCAGCCAACCATAATATTTTCTGTAGGTTTCTTCCGAAACGAATGCTCTTACGAATGCCTTCCCGTATTTGCGGGCCAAGATGAAGTTGATGATCGAACCGATCAACACGCCGATGAAGCTGTATGTGAATCCCCACAGCGGACCGAACACCAGCGGGGCCACTACGACCGTTACTCCGCCCGGAATGATGGGGTAGACGACTTGGATGATTTGGATCAGCAAGAAAATGAGGGGGGCATAAATGCCCATTCCATCCAACAACGCTTTAAAACTGCCTTCAGCTTCAAAGAAGCCTGTCCGATAGATCCAGATGCCTAAGATAAGTGTCGCGACTGTTCCCACTACCGTCAAAAACTGGACGATTTTGCGGTTCAATGCAATCCCTTGATGGGTGGTGTTCTCCAATTCCACTTCTTCACCTCTTATCACTTATTTGTGCTGCCCTATTTCCGATTATATCTGACGAACATAAATTTTCTGTGAATTTACCTTATCGATTCCGTGAACCGCACGGACTGATAGCGCTTCCTTTTTATGCGTCTTCAGTATAACGCAAACGCCATGTGCCTGCCTCGGACAAAAGTCGGATTTTCTTACCCGATTATAAACACTTCCCGGCGTTTTGTCCATTAAAAAGTAAGTTAAGATTTTCTTACGAGGAAAAATAAGGTCGTCTTGCCCTGAGGACGGCTCCGGCTGGAAAAATCCAGGCAGCTGTGATACTTTCAGTGTATAGAAACTTGAATAAGATAGGTGATATATGGCAACAACATTCTCAAAGAACATCCGATCGACTTTGGCCAGTTCTTTCGTAAACAGTTTGATCTATTCCTGCACAATACCCTTCCTGGTCATCTATCTGGCCGGCATCTTCAATCCGCAGCTGACCGGCCTGCTCGTCAT is a window from the uncultured Trichococcus sp. genome containing:
- a CDS encoding TVP38/TMEM64 family protein, which gives rise to MELENTTHQGIALNRKIVQFLTVVGTVATLILGIWIYRTGFFEAEGSFKALLDGMGIYAPLIFLLIQIIQVVYPIIPGGVTVVVAPLVFGPLWGFTYSFIGVLIGSIINFILARKYGKAFVRAFVSEETYRKYYGWLIKGKRFEWLLASAFLLPGFPDDFLCMVAGLTEMSMKRFMAIFLLFKPVTLYFYGIGGASLVTWVFLNMPTLIKGWLAIQPVLQ